A genomic region of Porticoccaceae bacterium LTM1 contains the following coding sequences:
- a CDS encoding TonB-dependent receptor: MFRKIQKTCRTVGLGMALLCAANYSLSSDLSEKITFNVAAQPLEKALVELSRQAAVQLVMRARIDEGSMAPALTGEYTLSEALDALLGESGFVYSIKEDGTLIVRKGQSFKMMRIQQGPQPEEIVVTGTRLEQSFEQLAAHILVLGQEEIQATGEATLERVLRQLPQNINSVTGVAAAFGSDFNSAQNVTSASSVNLRGLGDESTLVLVNGMRIGKAGLLGGVSDVSGIPLHAVERIEVLLDGASSIYGSDAVGGVVNIVLREDYEGANAAIRYGRPWQGGFEELLADIDGGLSWESGQLSANFEYYQTTELDGGEREGRLTTSRSANSPANLSNSTLGEPLFYRVGDTLVPNTGSPPAGGIPVFQASVPSGQDGTQLQLSDFTTFSTTLNESPQLGVSLISEISRYTLGGTLRQEVNNEGVEFFSHLYYSAQQTKANSGVSSFSGTVSSQNPYNPFGVAHGVTGLLPVVGVQGSDTDSRRLRFSAGFSGQFSNFGVGELWDWQVYTLVNRTSLDSGFYNNLDLAELRRRLAESDPDLAFNPYGDPVGSGNFPEVLDAIRLPDEEATSVNTEFDVEGYVRGYLGGAPGGDVQLVMGGGWRDEQLRSANKQIFRGISSPFDSPVVGAYDASVSRQVTSLFTEALVPIIGDDNSVPGIAQLDVSASARYDSYSTVGSEVTWQFGMVWSPNSQVRARAYRSTAFLAPTQSQALLEPRQEDGFIAVLRQDPLSITFEPALYTRGGNPDLQPEEADTLSVGLEWLPDMVPGLLLAATWHQTEYNRRIIPFPSTFITLGVDDVQFPDRIHYDPDFNNGEGRWEVDSRFINLATVDVSGVDFLLRYQLESDYGNFIAGLNIAYTDKFDVLTKPGDPVESLIGEKDTSVFEMIPRYRANLRLGWNYRGLSMDWDANFSSNLKSRNVIGGMLESETPRIIDVTLSYDFSEGSLWETPAWFKDVRVLVGVNNIGNQFSDLQFAGSSDDIPEELDGLNLNVADPRGRLFFMGVEKAF; the protein is encoded by the coding sequence ATGTTTCGAAAAATACAGAAAACCTGCAGAACAGTTGGGCTCGGTATGGCCTTGCTCTGTGCAGCCAATTACAGCCTGTCCTCGGACTTGTCTGAGAAAATTACATTTAATGTTGCTGCCCAACCCCTGGAAAAGGCGCTAGTCGAATTGTCCCGGCAGGCAGCAGTCCAGTTGGTAATGCGGGCTCGAATTGATGAAGGCAGCATGGCGCCAGCTCTAACCGGAGAATATACGCTTTCAGAGGCGCTTGATGCGTTGTTGGGTGAATCCGGTTTTGTATATTCGATAAAGGAAGACGGTACGCTGATTGTCCGAAAGGGCCAAAGCTTCAAAATGATGCGCATACAGCAGGGGCCTCAGCCAGAGGAGATAGTGGTAACCGGCACCCGCCTTGAACAGTCTTTCGAGCAACTTGCTGCCCATATCCTTGTGCTTGGCCAGGAGGAAATTCAGGCTACCGGTGAGGCAACTCTCGAGCGTGTATTGAGGCAGCTTCCTCAAAATATCAATAGTGTTACTGGGGTCGCTGCGGCATTTGGCAGTGACTTTAACAGTGCCCAAAATGTCACCTCCGCCTCGAGCGTTAACCTCAGGGGGCTAGGGGATGAGTCGACACTGGTGCTTGTTAATGGCATGCGAATTGGCAAAGCCGGGCTGCTGGGCGGAGTCTCTGATGTGTCCGGTATACCACTTCACGCGGTCGAGCGCATTGAAGTGTTACTGGATGGTGCCTCTTCCATCTATGGTTCGGATGCTGTGGGTGGGGTGGTCAATATAGTTCTTCGCGAAGATTATGAAGGTGCCAATGCTGCCATTCGATATGGGCGTCCATGGCAGGGCGGGTTTGAAGAGTTGTTGGCTGATATTGACGGGGGGCTTAGCTGGGAGAGTGGACAGCTAAGCGCCAACTTTGAGTACTACCAAACCACCGAGTTGGACGGTGGTGAGCGGGAGGGGCGGTTAACCACCAGTCGTTCGGCTAACTCGCCAGCTAATCTGTCAAATAGCACCCTTGGGGAGCCTCTTTTTTACCGCGTGGGTGATACATTGGTGCCCAATACCGGGTCTCCACCTGCCGGAGGCATACCGGTATTCCAGGCTTCGGTACCTTCCGGGCAGGACGGGACCCAGCTGCAACTCAGTGATTTTACTACCTTCTCAACAACCCTGAATGAGTCGCCTCAGTTGGGCGTCAGTCTGATATCAGAGATATCAAGATATACCCTGGGTGGTACTTTGCGCCAGGAGGTGAACAACGAGGGTGTGGAGTTCTTTTCCCACCTGTACTACAGCGCCCAACAAACCAAAGCCAATAGTGGCGTCTCCAGTTTTTCCGGAACAGTATCCAGCCAGAATCCATACAACCCTTTCGGTGTGGCGCATGGTGTAACCGGATTGCTTCCTGTAGTGGGTGTGCAGGGGAGTGATACAGACTCTCGTCGCCTGCGTTTTTCTGCAGGTTTTAGTGGCCAGTTCAGTAATTTTGGGGTTGGTGAGCTGTGGGATTGGCAGGTGTATACCCTTGTAAATCGAACATCGCTTGATTCGGGCTTTTATAACAACCTGGACTTGGCCGAGTTAAGGCGCCGGCTGGCTGAAAGCGATCCGGACCTGGCTTTTAATCCTTATGGTGACCCGGTGGGCAGCGGTAATTTCCCGGAGGTTCTGGATGCCATTCGACTTCCTGATGAAGAGGCCACCTCAGTGAATACCGAGTTCGATGTTGAGGGTTATGTTCGCGGGTATTTGGGAGGGGCTCCCGGTGGAGATGTTCAGCTGGTCATGGGCGGGGGGTGGCGCGATGAACAGTTACGCTCTGCCAATAAGCAGATTTTCAGGGGTATCAGCTCCCCGTTCGATTCTCCTGTGGTTGGTGCCTATGACGCCTCAGTTTCCCGACAGGTGACATCCCTGTTTACCGAGGCATTGGTTCCCATAATTGGTGATGACAATAGTGTGCCGGGCATAGCGCAGCTGGATGTGTCTGCTTCCGCACGCTATGACTCCTACAGTACGGTTGGCAGTGAAGTAACCTGGCAGTTTGGCATGGTATGGAGCCCAAATTCCCAGGTTCGCGCCCGAGCCTATAGAAGTACCGCTTTCCTTGCGCCTACCCAATCGCAAGCATTATTGGAGCCGCGCCAGGAAGATGGATTCATTGCCGTGCTTCGACAGGATCCACTCAGTATTACGTTTGAACCCGCGCTTTATACCCGAGGTGGTAACCCGGATTTACAGCCGGAAGAAGCGGATACACTGAGTGTGGGGCTGGAGTGGCTGCCAGATATGGTGCCGGGTTTGTTACTGGCCGCAACCTGGCATCAGACTGAATATAACCGACGCATTATTCCGTTTCCCTCGACCTTTATTACCCTGGGCGTGGATGATGTGCAGTTTCCGGATCGAATTCATTACGATCCGGATTTCAATAATGGTGAAGGCCGTTGGGAAGTAGACAGTCGGTTTATCAATTTAGCGACTGTGGATGTAAGTGGGGTGGACTTTCTACTGCGCTACCAGTTGGAGTCTGACTACGGTAATTTTATTGCTGGCCTGAATATCGCCTATACCGATAAATTTGATGTGTTGACCAAGCCTGGAGATCCTGTTGAGAGTCTCATTGGCGAGAAAGATACCAGTGTTTTTGAAATGATCCCGCGCTATCGGGCTAATCTGCGTTTGGGGTGGAATTATCGCGGTTTGTCGATGGACTGGGATGCCAACTTTTCGAGTAACTTAAAATCCCGGAACGTTATTGGAGGAATGCTTGAGAGTGAAACACCAAGGATAATCGACGTGACTCTGTCGTATGACTTTTCTGAAGGTAGCCTTTGGGAGACACCGGCCTGGTTTAAGGATGTGAGGGTTTTGGTAGGGGTCAATAATATCGGTAATCAATTCAGTGATTTGCAGTTTGCTGGAAGTTCGGATGATATCCCGGAAGAATTGGATGGCCTGAACTTGAATGTTGCCGACCCTAGAGGGCGACTGTTCTTTATGGGGGTTGAAAAGGCGTTTTAG
- a CDS encoding tryptophan 7-halogenase — protein MMPKESIGDHIVILGGGTAGWMAANLFAHEFGDTSNITLIESSSIGTVGVGEGSTPYFVELFRKLNIPESEWMPACNATYKCGISFYNWCEEPEYIHYSHPFFSQHDSSIGQHFLRNCHLRRAGIAADVNARDFFLSSELARTGKAPHTKTPSNLNHDYSYHFDAGLLGNFLKEKAIGKGVKHIVDTVSEVTRKECGDIEALITSTHGAIAGDLFIDCSGFSGLLINKVLNVPFLPFDDCLFNDSAIAIPTPIEANKLPSETTATALSNGWAWKIPLTSRNGNGYVYSSAFTSADQAEQELRNHLGASSKDAPARHLKMRIGRVEAPWNHNCIAIGLAQGFVEPLEATAISFTLFSLNLFIDKLQKSGLSIETQKAYNEDINRSFDGVRDYIALHYKLNTRSDSDYWKANRESSNTSDTLNSILAAWDDSNSNFDYILQQLTNNLIFPRTSWYCLLAGKGRFNHKSTLSNQITLKADQARLICQKLAEQFHDQREYLSQLSQEK, from the coding sequence ATGATGCCAAAAGAGTCGATCGGTGACCATATCGTCATCCTCGGTGGAGGTACTGCCGGATGGATGGCGGCCAACCTGTTCGCACATGAATTTGGCGACACATCCAACATTACCCTGATTGAGTCCAGCAGTATAGGTACAGTAGGTGTTGGTGAGGGTTCAACACCTTATTTTGTTGAACTGTTTCGAAAGCTGAATATCCCAGAAAGCGAGTGGATGCCTGCCTGTAACGCAACCTATAAATGTGGCATCAGTTTTTACAACTGGTGTGAAGAGCCGGAGTACATACACTATTCCCACCCCTTTTTTTCACAGCATGACAGTTCAATCGGTCAACATTTTTTGCGTAACTGCCACTTACGGCGAGCTGGCATAGCCGCTGACGTTAATGCCAGAGATTTCTTCCTCTCATCGGAGCTGGCAAGAACGGGTAAAGCACCGCATACCAAAACCCCTTCAAATCTGAACCATGATTACTCATATCATTTTGATGCCGGGTTGTTGGGTAATTTTTTGAAAGAAAAGGCCATTGGTAAGGGCGTAAAGCATATTGTTGATACCGTTTCGGAGGTTACCCGAAAAGAGTGCGGAGATATCGAAGCCCTGATTACCTCAACCCATGGGGCTATTGCAGGAGACCTGTTTATTGACTGTTCGGGATTCTCCGGACTGCTGATAAATAAAGTTTTAAATGTCCCTTTCCTGCCATTTGATGACTGCCTGTTTAATGACAGTGCCATCGCTATTCCCACTCCTATAGAAGCTAATAAGCTGCCTTCGGAAACTACTGCCACTGCATTGAGCAATGGTTGGGCCTGGAAGATCCCTCTGACGAGCCGAAATGGAAATGGCTATGTCTACTCCTCGGCATTTACGTCAGCAGATCAAGCTGAGCAGGAGTTACGCAATCATTTGGGAGCAAGCTCAAAAGATGCACCAGCCAGGCACCTGAAGATGCGCATAGGCAGGGTTGAAGCACCCTGGAACCATAACTGCATTGCTATTGGGCTCGCACAAGGCTTTGTCGAGCCTTTAGAGGCTACAGCAATTTCTTTTACCCTGTTTTCACTCAATCTCTTTATCGACAAGCTGCAAAAATCCGGACTGTCGATCGAAACACAAAAAGCTTACAACGAAGATATAAATCGTTCTTTTGATGGAGTAAGAGATTACATTGCGCTTCACTACAAGCTTAATACGCGTAGTGACTCTGATTACTGGAAAGCCAACAGAGAAAGCTCAAATACCTCTGATACACTTAACAGTATTCTGGCTGCCTGGGACGACTCCAACTCCAATTTTGACTACATCCTTCAACAGCTGACAAATAACCTGATCTTCCCTCGTACATCCTGGTATTGCCTGCTGGCAGGTAAAGGTCGGTTTAATCACAAATCGACTTTATCAAACCAGATCACCCTGAAAGCAGACCAGGCTCGATTAATTTGCCAGAAACTGGCTGAACAATTTCATGATCAGCGTGAGTACCTGAGCCAACTGAGCCAGGAAAAGTAA
- a CDS encoding TlpA disulfide reductase family protein has protein sequence MKKSVVTAVAILMGLLVAIVGCAVQNPNAYVLTGDFSEMYVGGEVVIFSGYKDDQPVVVASAELADGKFRVEGEVDQAQRVFVYVKNGVGPNGEKWAPIKGQQFILEPGDVHVTYTTRDHTSATGHYNDIVMGSWKNSETYNKAMDEFQAALKASSDKTLSEEELKAVSQAIGEGQMATINLENEGLKEVALNHNDPMASLLAIQMLRYGGGSWVLEKMYELAKVYPENEWLSESIASAEARKLKTDKASAIAVGTSILDFEGESLNGETLKLIDVRKKNKYVLVEFWASWCGPCREEIPHMKKAYEKFHGKGFEIFAFSLDDDRDAWAQASEEEQLSWVNTSDLVGWDSPVAELYGVAGVPANYLVEAATGKIVAKNLRGYALDEKLAELLEEKVQMAPAMMMSM, from the coding sequence TTGAAAAAGTCAGTCGTTACGGCAGTGGCAATATTGATGGGACTTCTGGTCGCCATCGTTGGTTGTGCTGTGCAGAACCCTAACGCCTATGTTCTTACCGGTGATTTCTCTGAAATGTATGTCGGTGGAGAGGTGGTTATTTTTAGCGGATATAAAGATGATCAGCCAGTGGTGGTTGCTTCAGCGGAGTTGGCAGATGGTAAGTTCCGTGTAGAAGGGGAAGTGGATCAGGCTCAGCGAGTTTTTGTTTATGTAAAGAACGGCGTTGGTCCTAATGGTGAAAAGTGGGCTCCGATTAAGGGGCAGCAATTTATCCTGGAGCCAGGTGATGTCCATGTCACTTACACAACCAGAGATCACACCTCTGCCACTGGTCACTACAACGACATTGTGATGGGTTCCTGGAAAAACAGTGAGACCTATAACAAGGCAATGGATGAATTTCAGGCTGCCCTGAAGGCTTCCAGTGATAAAACACTCTCCGAGGAAGAGCTTAAGGCAGTGAGTCAGGCAATTGGTGAGGGCCAGATGGCAACCATCAATCTTGAAAATGAGGGATTGAAAGAAGTTGCCCTGAATCACAATGACCCGATGGCGAGCCTGCTGGCAATCCAGATGCTGCGCTATGGTGGTGGGTCTTGGGTATTGGAGAAAATGTATGAACTCGCAAAGGTATATCCCGAGAATGAGTGGCTTTCTGAATCCATTGCCAGTGCAGAAGCTCGCAAACTGAAGACAGATAAGGCAAGCGCCATTGCGGTAGGTACCAGTATTCTGGATTTCGAGGGTGAGAGTCTGAATGGTGAGACACTCAAATTGATCGACGTCCGTAAAAAGAATAAATACGTTCTGGTGGAATTCTGGGCTTCCTGGTGCGGTCCTTGCCGTGAAGAAATTCCACACATGAAAAAAGCCTATGAAAAATTCCATGGAAAAGGTTTTGAAATTTTTGCGTTTTCACTGGATGACGATCGTGATGCCTGGGCACAGGCTTCAGAAGAAGAGCAGCTTTCGTGGGTAAATACCAGCGACCTCGTAGGCTGGGACAGTCCTGTTGCCGAACTGTACGGTGTTGCAGGTGTACCGGCAAACTATTTGGTTGAAGCAGCGACTGGCAAGATTGTTGCCAAAAATCTGCGTGGCTATGCGCTGGATGAGAAGTTGGCGGAGCTGCTGGAAGAGAAAGTGCAAATGGCGCCAGCAATGATGATGTCGATGTAG
- a CDS encoding TonB-dependent receptor has product MNHDLQSKDINAFAGLKLQRAIRQASMKLAATTLVVASAGVMAADVKDTEKKEEVQKEVEELVVTGSRVARNPSEMAGQVQIYDEAYIEASGETTLERFLRRLPQNINGTSDFAGSSLNGGRNLTGASTANLRGLGSNATLILVDGRRIGSDGFLGGVTDISGIPMSRVERIEVVLDGASAVYGSDAVGGVINIITKKDYQGVTAALDYTMPSNGGFDEYKFSVNGGMSWESGNFQGNYQYYKHSGLEATDSQLALSDQPGTINTANPPRPGFIGMGLANGAMFYTANGNNITVAEWNALDPIDQAMYTAVSAASFPVDFDNNSDINDIVNHGIIDNTATGNGSADAGRLMLPKRDSHTFGFSLTQDLSDTITLSSALSYEKRDSVSGGGVPSVSYRVDDGNPYNPFGADFTYMVLLPDVPISYSTAESDRWNFNLGLNGNLGQNWTWNVDTTYNKSKSDASIAPRLDTGTVANGFASDGVTPKSLNVPAGSAPPGDDCTLTNANVWGRDYYSCAPADPINPFSNLSGYMLPPEFASNSNELSIVTGNLRGSLFNLPAGPVTVATGFEWQRKQLTSASEFQVDISGPIGRDPYSAEVGRDVRSAFVEGLVPLIGEDMGITAVQSLDLSISGRYDEYYNTKADRDYTISGEDVDLTNDPFNELKDPGGDSTWGAGLIWTLNDQVRVKVNTQQAFVAPQLNQLIRLTNPDADIGFAFVFIENPDGSLSFQSVDAIAGGNPSLENQTSDSRSIGLELTPDFLPGLTLTATHHQTDYINMITVLNSNGAIVDLDNLPSDIVKQPDGTYLMDTRYINAASVEHEGVDYKLRYNWSNGMGDFYLDAGLSHVTRHEMKRDVGDQALDVVGASTESTFQVVPKYKSNIQFTWSYHGFNTSLDLSRTSDTKQISMLGDEPNFITTTRAPELLNMTIGYDVDQGDMFNTPDWMSGAKVVLGIQNLTNQFSETEVFDVDSGTTEVRSANAQTAIGRGRVFNLTLKKEF; this is encoded by the coding sequence ATGAACCACGACTTACAATCAAAAGATATTAATGCGTTTGCTGGTCTGAAGTTACAGCGCGCGATTCGTCAGGCAAGCATGAAGCTTGCTGCCACCACTTTGGTTGTGGCAAGTGCTGGTGTTATGGCTGCTGACGTGAAAGATACTGAGAAGAAAGAAGAAGTTCAAAAAGAGGTTGAAGAACTGGTTGTTACCGGTAGCCGGGTAGCGCGCAATCCGTCAGAAATGGCGGGTCAGGTGCAGATCTATGATGAGGCATATATCGAGGCCAGTGGTGAAACCACTTTGGAGCGTTTTTTAAGACGTCTGCCCCAGAATATTAATGGCACTTCGGATTTTGCTGGTTCCAGTCTTAATGGTGGCAGAAACCTGACCGGCGCATCTACTGCAAACCTGCGTGGGTTAGGAAGCAATGCAACACTAATTTTGGTGGATGGTCGTCGTATAGGTAGTGATGGCTTTTTAGGTGGTGTTACTGATATCAGTGGCATACCTATGTCACGTGTTGAACGCATCGAAGTAGTCCTGGATGGTGCATCGGCAGTTTATGGTTCAGATGCAGTAGGTGGTGTTATCAACATCATCACTAAAAAGGACTATCAGGGAGTAACAGCTGCTCTTGATTACACTATGCCAAGTAATGGTGGCTTCGATGAATATAAATTCAGTGTAAATGGTGGCATGAGCTGGGAAAGTGGTAATTTCCAGGGAAATTACCAGTACTACAAACATTCTGGTTTAGAGGCAACTGATAGCCAATTGGCACTCTCTGATCAGCCGGGAACCATAAATACGGCCAACCCACCTAGGCCTGGCTTTATTGGCATGGGTCTTGCCAACGGTGCAATGTTTTACACTGCCAACGGTAACAATATTACTGTTGCAGAGTGGAATGCACTGGATCCTATAGATCAAGCTATGTATACCGCAGTATCAGCGGCCTCTTTCCCTGTGGATTTTGATAATAACAGCGATATCAATGATATTGTTAATCACGGCATAATTGATAATACGGCGACAGGTAATGGCTCTGCTGATGCTGGTCGTTTAATGCTGCCGAAGCGTGATAGCCACACCTTTGGATTCTCGTTGACTCAAGACCTGTCAGATACAATTACACTGTCTTCAGCTTTGAGTTATGAGAAAAGGGATTCTGTTTCTGGTGGTGGGGTTCCTTCGGTTTCTTATCGAGTGGATGATGGTAACCCCTATAACCCATTTGGTGCCGACTTCACTTACATGGTTTTATTGCCAGATGTGCCAATTAGTTACAGCACAGCAGAGTCAGACCGCTGGAATTTTAACCTGGGATTAAATGGCAACCTTGGCCAGAACTGGACGTGGAATGTCGATACAACTTACAACAAAAGTAAATCAGATGCCTCTATAGCCCCACGTTTGGATACCGGTACGGTGGCCAATGGATTCGCATCAGATGGCGTTACTCCTAAATCCCTGAATGTTCCAGCAGGTTCTGCGCCTCCCGGGGATGACTGTACGCTGACAAATGCGAACGTTTGGGGACGCGACTACTACAGTTGTGCGCCTGCCGATCCAATTAATCCATTTAGCAACCTCAGCGGCTATATGCTGCCTCCGGAATTTGCCAGCAATAGCAATGAACTCTCTATTGTGACCGGTAATTTGCGCGGTTCCCTTTTCAACCTGCCAGCCGGTCCGGTAACTGTTGCGACAGGTTTTGAGTGGCAGCGTAAGCAGCTGACTTCCGCTTCTGAATTCCAGGTTGATATCAGTGGCCCGATTGGTCGTGACCCATACAGTGCTGAAGTAGGGCGGGATGTTCGCTCTGCATTTGTTGAAGGTCTGGTGCCATTAATTGGCGAGGACATGGGAATCACTGCAGTTCAATCCCTTGATTTGTCAATTAGTGGTCGTTATGACGAGTACTACAACACTAAAGCGGATCGTGACTACACCATCAGTGGAGAAGATGTTGACCTGACTAATGATCCGTTCAATGAGCTGAAAGATCCTGGTGGTGACAGTACCTGGGGTGCTGGTTTGATCTGGACCCTGAATGATCAGGTTCGAGTCAAAGTAAATACTCAGCAGGCCTTCGTTGCACCGCAATTAAACCAGCTGATTCGTCTGACCAACCCGGATGCTGATATTGGTTTTGCCTTCGTATTTATTGAAAATCCAGATGGCAGCTTGAGTTTTCAAAGTGTGGATGCCATCGCAGGTGGCAACCCGTCTCTGGAAAACCAGACATCAGACTCTCGCAGTATCGGCCTTGAGTTAACTCCTGATTTCTTGCCGGGATTAACGCTCACAGCTACGCACCACCAGACTGATTACATCAATATGATTACCGTGTTGAACAGTAATGGTGCGATTGTTGATCTGGATAATCTCCCAAGTGATATCGTTAAGCAGCCGGATGGCACGTATCTGATGGATACTCGTTATATTAATGCTGCATCGGTTGAGCATGAAGGTGTTGACTACAAGTTGCGATACAACTGGAGCAACGGCATGGGTGATTTTTACCTGGATGCTGGTTTGTCTCACGTGACTCGTCACGAAATGAAAAGAGACGTTGGTGATCAGGCGCTTGATGTTGTGGGTGCCAGTACTGAATCAACCTTCCAGGTCGTTCCCAAGTACAAGAGCAATATCCAGTTCACCTGGTCTTATCATGGGTTTAACACTTCTCTGGACCTGAGTCGTACCAGTGATACCAAGCAAATTTCCATGCTTGGAGATGAACCTAACTTTATTACCACAACCAGAGCGCCAGAGCTTTTGAACATGACTATTGGTTACGATGTTGATCAAGGTGACATGTTCAATACACCAGACTGGATGTCAGGTGCGAAGGTAGTTCTTGGTATCCAGAACCTGACAAATCAGTTCAGTGAAACCGAAGTCTTTGATGTTGACTCTGGCACAACTGAAGTTAGAAGTGCCAACGCCCAGACAGCTATTGGTCGGGGTCGTGTGTTTAACCTGACACTGAAAAAAGAGTTTTAA
- a CDS encoding TlpA disulfide reductase family protein: MKKLKTTILSCLIGIVAVNAEAGEKFVITGDMSSVYKSGDMVIWSPEKKKSKKEADGKSAAKPAAAMTMGSSMSMSSASSGSQSMRDNLNILAEGKLVDGKFRIEGEVDNVQQVYFYVLDAVGEDGSKRAPTKGQGFILEPGELTMAPYNAGFSKFAVSGGKYNDAVYNSWRMSEEYKAAAAEMKRLYTEVAGETEEEKRTRLDKASEAQSKMFDLEAEGRNKVATTHPDVLARKLAIQTAWLGGRWMLDAAYTIREMAPEDKWVNEYIASQEAYYAKRAKNDQIGRIGSGIKDFDAETLEGKVISLKDVRSKNKYVLLEFWASWCGPCRAEIPHMKKAYEKYHDKGFEIFSFTIDDDKDAWETASGEENLPWIDTGHGSESEPKKLYEVMGVPANYLVDGETGEVIARNLRGHKLDEKLKELLD; encoded by the coding sequence ATGAAAAAACTGAAAACAACAATCCTGTCATGCCTGATTGGCATTGTGGCAGTGAATGCTGAAGCAGGTGAAAAATTTGTTATTACCGGTGATATGTCATCTGTATATAAAAGCGGTGATATGGTGATTTGGTCACCGGAAAAAAAGAAGAGCAAAAAAGAAGCTGATGGTAAGAGCGCAGCTAAACCAGCGGCAGCCATGACTATGGGCAGTTCCATGTCGATGAGTTCGGCATCCAGTGGCAGCCAGTCCATGAGGGACAATCTTAATATTCTGGCTGAAGGCAAGCTGGTAGATGGCAAGTTTCGCATTGAGGGTGAAGTGGACAATGTGCAACAGGTCTACTTCTATGTGCTTGATGCCGTAGGTGAGGACGGCAGCAAAAGAGCGCCAACAAAAGGTCAGGGCTTTATTCTGGAGCCAGGTGAGCTGACTATGGCTCCATATAATGCTGGCTTTAGCAAATTTGCAGTAAGCGGCGGTAAATACAATGACGCAGTGTATAACTCCTGGAGAATGTCAGAGGAATACAAAGCGGCAGCGGCTGAGATGAAGCGCCTGTACACTGAAGTTGCTGGTGAGACCGAAGAAGAGAAGCGTACTCGTCTGGATAAGGCTTCGGAAGCGCAAAGCAAAATGTTTGACCTGGAAGCTGAAGGTCGTAACAAGGTAGCTACGACTCATCCGGATGTTTTGGCTCGTAAACTTGCCATCCAGACTGCTTGGTTGGGTGGGCGCTGGATGCTTGATGCGGCATATACCATTCGCGAAATGGCCCCTGAAGACAAGTGGGTTAATGAGTACATTGCCAGTCAGGAAGCCTATTACGCCAAGCGCGCCAAGAACGATCAAATTGGTCGTATTGGCAGTGGCATCAAAGACTTCGATGCTGAAACCCTGGAAGGAAAAGTTATTTCCCTGAAAGATGTTCGCAGCAAGAATAAATATGTGTTGTTGGAGTTCTGGGCTTCATGGTGTGGTCCTTGCCGCGCAGAGATTCCTCACATGAAAAAAGCCTATGAGAAGTATCACGATAAAGGTTTTGAGATTTTCTCATTCACCATTGATGATGATAAAGACGCTTGGGAAACAGCCTCTGGTGAAGAAAACCTGCCTTGGATCGATACCGGACACGGCAGCGAAAGTGAACCCAAAAAGCTGTATGAGGTAATGGGAGTTCCTGCCAATTACCTGGTTGATGGTGAAACAGGCGAAGTGATTGCCCGAAACCTGCGCGGTCATAAGCTGGATGAAAAATTAAAAGAATTGCTGGACTAA
- a CDS encoding Lrp/AsnC ligand binding domain-containing protein codes for MQKRAKELSKIDRNILKLLQKDGRMSYTELSKHVGLSVTPCIDRIKRLEKEGVINGYTALINPEFLDAALVVFVQIRLQRTSQEKFEAFREAAVSLPEVQECYLVTGNFDYLIKARVADMSAYRKFLGETLLQLPGVQESTSYVVMEQLKETLEIPVQKP; via the coding sequence ATGCAGAAGCGCGCCAAAGAACTCAGCAAAATAGACCGTAACATACTGAAATTGTTACAAAAAGACGGCCGAATGAGCTACACCGAGCTCTCTAAGCATGTAGGCCTCTCTGTCACTCCCTGTATAGATAGAATCAAGCGACTTGAGAAGGAAGGTGTCATCAACGGCTATACCGCCCTGATCAATCCCGAGTTCCTGGACGCAGCACTGGTGGTATTTGTTCAGATCCGCCTGCAACGTACCTCTCAGGAAAAGTTTGAAGCATTCCGTGAAGCTGCCGTTTCATTGCCTGAGGTTCAGGAGTGCTATCTGGTTACCGGCAATTTCGACTACCTGATCAAAGCTCGCGTCGCCGACATGTCAGCATATCGTAAGTTTCTTGGGGAAACCTTGTTACAACTTCCGGGGGTGCAGGAGTCTACCAGTTACGTGGTAATGGAACAGCTTAAAGAGACCCTGGAGATCCCGGTGCAAAAACCCTGA